A region from the Halomarina litorea genome encodes:
- a CDS encoding DUF6517 family protein, translating to MLRRLLAGVVLAVMLASVATSGWLVAGGPLVAEASGAATVTDETLAAHGYSPMRVEHVRVDEAVRAGGVTKRVNVSMYVAATTTTDPDRGPAGLMTATLPAARVAGVATNPLAHVPVERAFEFVVPHLPTDMESFEAVGSRSVSVAGETRTVTTYEARAASGEVLELSVARVVVGEDLVVVVGTQPAGAGEGATLLDLMAALEHSERPGTE from the coding sequence ATGCTCCGTCGACTCCTCGCCGGCGTCGTCCTCGCCGTGATGCTCGCCTCGGTCGCCACCAGCGGGTGGCTCGTGGCGGGCGGCCCACTCGTCGCCGAGGCGTCGGGCGCGGCGACGGTCACGGACGAGACGCTCGCCGCCCACGGCTACAGTCCGATGCGGGTCGAACACGTCCGGGTCGACGAGGCGGTCCGGGCGGGGGGTGTCACGAAACGGGTGAACGTCTCGATGTACGTCGCCGCCACGACGACGACTGACCCCGACCGCGGCCCGGCGGGGTTGATGACGGCCACGCTCCCCGCTGCGCGCGTCGCGGGCGTCGCGACGAACCCCCTCGCGCACGTCCCCGTCGAACGCGCCTTCGAGTTCGTCGTGCCCCACCTCCCGACGGACATGGAGTCCTTCGAGGCCGTCGGGTCGCGGTCGGTCAGCGTCGCGGGCGAGACGCGCACCGTGACGACCTACGAGGCGCGCGCCGCCTCGGGCGAGGTGCTCGAACTGTCCGTCGCGCGGGTCGTCGTCGGCGAGGACCTCGTGGTCGTCGTCGGGACGCAACCTGCGGGCGCGGGCGAGGGGGCGACCCTCCTCGACCTGATGGCCGCCCTCGAACACAGCGAGCGTCCCGGGACGGAGTAG
- a CDS encoding type II secretion system F family protein codes for MADAEGAGGALDRGLYALFSRHADHHRHDRDRRRYRGAGVGPSFDVFLARVYGLSWVGFLLATVGAAVLALAVPAAVLDTASDVLQRAIPVLNRLTVPDVSRTTAAVVLAGGAGIAAKRGVVWGGGQYLRWVASARRASIERTLPGAVRYLRALGAGSDGHRAMLRKVAEQDAYGETARAFQTALNRAALTGSLDSGLRMVARDTPSRDLLSPFLLKFREHAAQGEDALAGYLSLESRMLSHRQARTRQRAADFLELLAELFIVMLVLPALLVIILTVMAVLAPGLSAPVATPLGETTVRALVVYASAGFVLLVGAGAAWLVGALRPPDQAPPTYSAARSLGGVLEEVTTNPASAATVCLPLAFLVAAGCWSLSYRVANVALFSYVAFALPVGVVAVRRARRDDAKDREMKDVVHAVAGHVSLGRPFAEAVERVAREVDSGALQADVDALAFNLTLVTHDGEDVRTAALDRFVEEVGTPLAAQTMGLVTGALDVGSDAEDVFETLQTEVGRLYHERKALRSSLMVYVAVGWTTALLVVGIMVAVNLYVLDGFAQLSTVASTNAGTALDPDAVDPERDRFRFYLVTQATMLACGWFAGSASRGRYEALLHSALLVTVGYAVFAGAGLL; via the coding sequence GTGGCCGACGCTGAGGGGGCCGGGGGCGCCCTCGACCGGGGGTTGTACGCGCTGTTCTCCCGGCACGCCGACCACCACCGCCACGACCGGGATCGGCGGCGCTACCGGGGTGCCGGCGTCGGCCCGAGTTTCGACGTGTTCCTCGCGCGGGTGTACGGCCTCTCGTGGGTCGGGTTCCTCCTCGCCACCGTCGGCGCGGCGGTCCTCGCTCTCGCCGTCCCCGCCGCTGTTCTCGACACGGCGAGCGACGTCCTCCAGCGGGCGATACCCGTCCTGAACCGCCTCACCGTGCCGGACGTGTCACGGACGACGGCGGCCGTCGTCCTCGCCGGGGGAGCGGGAATCGCCGCGAAGCGGGGGGTCGTCTGGGGCGGCGGGCAGTACCTCCGGTGGGTCGCGTCGGCCCGCCGCGCGAGCATCGAGCGGACGCTCCCCGGCGCGGTCCGCTACCTCCGGGCGCTGGGGGCCGGCAGCGACGGCCACCGCGCGATGCTCCGGAAGGTGGCCGAACAGGACGCCTACGGCGAGACGGCCCGCGCCTTCCAGACCGCGCTCAACCGAGCGGCCCTCACCGGGAGCCTCGACTCGGGCCTGCGGATGGTCGCCCGCGACACCCCCTCGCGGGACCTGCTCTCGCCGTTCCTGTTGAAGTTCCGCGAACACGCCGCGCAGGGCGAGGACGCCCTCGCCGGCTACCTCTCGCTCGAATCCCGGATGCTCTCACACCGGCAGGCGCGCACCCGCCAGCGGGCGGCGGACTTCCTCGAACTGCTCGCGGAACTGTTCATCGTGATGCTCGTCCTCCCGGCCCTGCTGGTCATCATCCTCACCGTGATGGCCGTCCTCGCGCCGGGGCTGAGCGCGCCCGTCGCCACGCCGCTCGGCGAAACGACGGTCCGCGCGCTCGTCGTCTACGCCAGCGCCGGGTTCGTCCTCCTCGTCGGCGCGGGGGCCGCGTGGCTGGTGGGGGCGCTCCGCCCGCCCGACCAGGCCCCGCCGACGTACTCGGCGGCACGGTCGCTCGGTGGCGTCCTAGAGGAGGTGACGACCAACCCGGCGAGCGCGGCGACGGTCTGTCTCCCCCTCGCGTTCCTCGTCGCCGCCGGGTGCTGGTCGCTCAGCTACCGGGTCGCGAACGTCGCGCTGTTCAGCTACGTCGCCTTCGCCCTCCCCGTCGGCGTCGTGGCCGTCCGGCGCGCCCGCCGCGACGACGCGAAGGACCGCGAGATGAAAGACGTCGTCCACGCCGTCGCGGGGCACGTCAGCCTCGGCCGGCCGTTCGCCGAGGCCGTCGAACGGGTCGCCCGCGAGGTGGACTCGGGGGCGTTGCAGGCCGACGTGGACGCGCTGGCGTTCAACCTCACGCTGGTCACCCACGACGGCGAGGACGTGCGGACCGCCGCCCTCGACCGATTCGTCGAGGAGGTCGGGACCCCCCTCGCGGCACAGACGATGGGCCTCGTGACGGGCGCGCTCGACGTGGGGAGCGACGCCGAGGACGTCTTCGAGACGCTCCAGACGGAGGTGGGCCGGCTCTACCACGAGCGCAAGGCCCTCCGGTCGTCGCTCATGGTGTACGTCGCCGTCGGCTGGACCACCGCGCTCCTCGTCGTCGGCATCATGGTGGCGGTGAACCTCTACGTCCTCGACGGCTTCGCACAGCTCTCGACGGTCGCCAGCACGAACGCCGGCACCGCTCTCGACCCCGATGCCGTGGACCCCGAGCGCGACCGCTTCCGGTTCTACCTCGTCACGCAGGCGACGATGCTCGCCTGCGGCTGGTTCGCCGGGAGCGCGAGTCGCGGGCGCTACGAGGCGCTGCTCCACTCCGCGCTACTCGTGACCGTCGGCTACGCCGTCTTCGCGGGGGCGGGCCTGCTGTGA
- a CDS encoding DUF7261 family protein: MTGRRDRAQLVLAAAAVVAVALVPAVLAYQQLGYHPDVTASAEYDAPLANAERVLERAVHEAGANVTGEYDWEHRERAVEATADRLGPPTDALEASSVAAGTAYEVGTNDSAARAWASEHCLAGPGRQFGTCRAVDGVVVQERAGETTVLAVAFDVRATTDRGSYEATLVVRVLGA; encoded by the coding sequence GTGACGGGTCGACGCGACCGCGCGCAACTCGTCCTCGCGGCGGCGGCCGTCGTCGCCGTCGCCCTCGTGCCGGCGGTGCTGGCATACCAGCAACTGGGCTACCACCCCGACGTGACCGCCAGCGCGGAGTACGACGCCCCCCTCGCGAACGCCGAGCGAGTCCTCGAACGGGCCGTCCACGAGGCGGGCGCGAACGTCACCGGCGAGTACGACTGGGAGCACAGGGAGCGGGCGGTCGAGGCGACGGCCGACCGACTCGGGCCGCCGACGGACGCGCTGGAGGCGTCGAGCGTCGCCGCGGGCACCGCCTACGAGGTGGGGACGAACGACTCCGCCGCACGCGCGTGGGCGAGCGAGCACTGCCTCGCTGGCCCGGGACGACAGTTCGGGACCTGCCGGGCGGTCGACGGCGTCGTCGTTCAGGAGCGGGCGGGCGAGACGACGGTCCTCGCCGTCGCGTTCGACGTACGGGCGACGACCGACCGCGGGAGCTACGAGGCGACGCTGGTCGTGCGGGTCCTCGGAGCCTGA
- a CDS encoding DUF7289 family protein — protein sequence MTPSDASGDRAQSHVVGVALLLGIAVVSMAGLTASVGTLVQENAAGADAARVADGFDAALEPVEATGVHRGEVAFADGTLRSESRELRVLDRGGVDREVEIGALVFEAGDRRVTYLAGAVLRGTGDGARMVERPPFTASRAADGVLVVGAPRVGDPATVSGREVSLTLRTNVSHERVELGDGEYRLGVETRTPAAWERYFSERGRETTRRDFDDDGVESVVAAYDGTRTAYLVVHDLRTEVEDA from the coding sequence GTGACCCCCTCCGACGCCTCCGGGGACCGGGCGCAGTCCCACGTCGTCGGTGTCGCCCTCCTCCTCGGTATCGCCGTCGTCTCGATGGCCGGCCTCACCGCCAGCGTCGGGACGCTGGTCCAGGAGAACGCGGCGGGGGCCGACGCCGCCCGCGTCGCAGACGGGTTCGACGCGGCGCTCGAACCGGTCGAGGCCACCGGCGTCCACCGCGGCGAGGTGGCGTTCGCCGACGGGACACTGCGCAGCGAGTCCCGCGAACTGCGCGTCCTCGACCGCGGGGGCGTCGACCGGGAGGTCGAAATCGGCGCGCTGGTGTTCGAGGCAGGGGACCGCCGCGTCACGTACCTCGCGGGCGCGGTCCTCCGGGGCACCGGCGACGGCGCGCGGATGGTCGAGCGCCCCCCGTTCACCGCCTCACGGGCCGCCGACGGCGTCCTCGTCGTCGGCGCACCCCGCGTCGGCGACCCCGCCACCGTGTCCGGCCGGGAGGTGTCGCTCACCTTGCGGACGAACGTGAGCCACGAACGGGTCGAACTCGGCGACGGCGAGTACCGCCTCGGGGTCGAGACGCGGACGCCCGCCGCGTGGGAACGCTACTTCTCGGAGCGCGGGCGGGAGACCACTCGTCGCGATTTCGACGACGACGGCGTCGAGAGCGTCGTCGCCGCCTACGACGGCACCCGGACCGCCTACCTCGTGGTCCACGACCTGCGGACGGAGGTGGAGGATGCGTAG
- a CDS encoding SDR family NAD(P)-dependent oxidoreductase gives MTGALDGKSAVITGAGAGMGRATAELFAERGASVTVVDLDAEAAEETVERIESAGGDAIAVAADVSDAEAVEGFVAEAVETWGGLDVLHNNAGVPMASTPVEDVDEGTWDRVLDVNLKSAFLGTKCAVPHLRESEDGVVLNTASTSGIRPRTGLSAYAASKGGMITLTKQLASELAGDGVRVNAICPVATDTEMLPEFTSEGLSMDDIADTIPLGRLADPMDIAQAAAFLASDEASMITGTALEVDGGRDI, from the coding sequence ATGACCGGAGCACTCGACGGGAAATCCGCAGTAATCACCGGCGCGGGGGCCGGGATGGGTCGCGCGACGGCAGAACTGTTCGCGGAACGCGGCGCGTCGGTCACCGTCGTCGACCTCGACGCCGAGGCCGCCGAGGAGACGGTCGAACGCATCGAATCGGCTGGTGGGGACGCCATCGCCGTCGCGGCGGACGTCTCCGACGCCGAGGCGGTCGAGGGGTTCGTCGCTGAGGCGGTCGAAACGTGGGGCGGACTCGACGTGTTGCACAACAACGCCGGAGTCCCGATGGCCTCCACGCCCGTCGAGGACGTCGACGAGGGGACGTGGGACCGGGTGCTCGACGTGAACCTCAAGTCGGCGTTTCTCGGCACCAAGTGCGCCGTCCCGCACCTCCGGGAGTCCGAGGACGGCGTCGTCCTCAACACCGCCTCCACGTCCGGCATCCGACCACGGACCGGCCTCTCGGCGTACGCCGCCTCCAAGGGCGGGATGATTACCCTCACGAAGCAACTCGCCTCGGAACTCGCGGGCGACGGCGTCCGGGTGAACGCCATCTGCCCGGTGGCGACGGACACCGAGATGCTCCCCGAGTTCACGAGCGAGGGCCTCTCGATGGACGACATCGCCGACACCATCCCCCTCGGGCGACTGGCCGACCCGATGGACATCGCACAGGCGGCGGCCTTCCTCGCCAGCGACGAGGCGTCGATGATTACGGGCACCGCCCTCGAAGTCGACGGCGGGCGCGACATCTAA
- a CDS encoding DUF7263 family protein → MTPAASVDGQRAQANLPALAVALVLVTVTAGLGLSLADGAFADARREPAERAAAVGLSERLVSDASPLTTRGNVLNGSEVDRLSDDRFVALFPASEGRAVRVRLDGETLVERGDPAGGTTMRRVVLVERRQSVTVSRVPGDRIALPRRTPRATLGLTPPPATNLTTVRANGRVVLHDPSGLRGTFDVTLSRYETTHLAFEHAGPLPPNAVELTYYPARTTKAELVVTVDA, encoded by the coding sequence GTGACCCCGGCTGCGAGTGTCGACGGCCAGCGCGCGCAGGCGAACCTCCCCGCCCTCGCCGTCGCCCTCGTGCTCGTGACCGTCACCGCCGGACTGGGCCTCTCGCTGGCGGACGGGGCGTTCGCGGACGCCCGCCGCGAACCCGCCGAGCGCGCCGCGGCCGTCGGCCTCTCGGAGCGACTGGTGAGCGATGCGTCGCCGCTCACCACCCGCGGGAACGTGCTGAACGGGTCCGAGGTGGACCGACTGAGCGACGACCGCTTCGTCGCCCTGTTCCCCGCGAGCGAGGGGCGGGCGGTGCGCGTCCGCCTCGACGGCGAGACACTCGTAGAGCGGGGCGACCCCGCCGGCGGGACGACGATGCGGCGGGTCGTCCTCGTCGAGCGCCGCCAGTCGGTCACCGTCTCCCGGGTTCCGGGGGACCGTATCGCCCTGCCCCGGCGGACGCCGCGTGCGACGCTCGGCCTCACCCCGCCGCCCGCGACGAACCTCACCACCGTCCGTGCGAACGGGCGCGTCGTCCTCCACGACCCCTCGGGTCTGCGCGGGACGTTCGACGTGACCCTCTCGCGCTACGAGACGACCCACCTCGCGTTCGAGCACGCGGGACCGCTCCCGCCGAACGCCGTCGAACTCACCTACTACCCGGCGCGGACGACCAAGGCCGAACTGGTGGTGACGGTCGATGCGTGA
- a CDS encoding DUF7262 family protein, producing MREGGDWDGCDRRGSRAGARGQLSLSVVEAGVGVVLVLAVATGFLLGVPSPDTREPQLDAYADDAATVLATEPPRHRGATRLSEVARSAAAFERERTALDRRVDRLLPDNLMYRVETPHGAVGYERPAGVAVGVATVATTAGDVTIRVWYV from the coding sequence ATGCGTGAGGGGGGCGACTGGGACGGGTGCGACCGGCGAGGCAGTCGCGCGGGGGCGAGAGGGCAGCTCTCGCTGTCGGTCGTCGAGGCGGGCGTAGGCGTCGTCCTCGTGCTGGCGGTGGCGACGGGGTTCCTCCTCGGCGTCCCGTCGCCCGACACCCGCGAGCCACAGCTAGACGCCTACGCGGACGACGCCGCGACCGTGCTGGCGACCGAACCGCCGCGCCACCGCGGGGCGACCCGGCTCTCGGAGGTCGCGCGCTCGGCGGCGGCCTTCGAGCGCGAGCGGACCGCCCTCGACCGGCGCGTCGACCGACTCCTCCCGGACAACCTCATGTACCGCGTGGAGACGCCACACGGCGCGGTGGGCTACGAGCGACCCGCGGGCGTCGCCGTCGGCGTCGCGACGGTGGCGACGACGGCGGGCGACGTGACGATACGAGTGTGGTACGTGTGA
- a CDS encoding DUF7266 family protein, with the protein MRRRGRLDERGVTPVVAKTLEAGLVVLFIALLTTTLFGGAVPQYRATAGDAVADRTLAAAVERVQQAVPPVSREVSVRLRVALPETIRGAGYEVRAEGRTLVLVHPDAAIGGRVPLTLPDSVVRVEGSWTSTSEAVVRVESTPGGLVVRLAEVEA; encoded by the coding sequence ATGCGTAGACGAGGGCGACTCGACGAACGCGGCGTGACGCCCGTCGTTGCCAAGACGCTGGAGGCGGGCCTCGTCGTCCTGTTCATCGCCCTCCTGACCACCACGCTGTTCGGGGGAGCCGTTCCTCAGTACCGGGCTACCGCGGGCGACGCCGTCGCCGACCGGACGCTCGCCGCCGCCGTGGAACGGGTCCAGCAGGCCGTCCCGCCCGTCTCGCGGGAGGTGTCCGTCCGCCTGCGCGTCGCGCTCCCCGAGACGATTCGGGGGGCGGGCTACGAGGTGCGCGCCGAGGGGCGGACGCTCGTCCTCGTCCACCCCGACGCGGCCATCGGTGGACGCGTCCCCCTGACCCTCCCCGACAGCGTGGTCCGCGTCGAGGGGTCGTGGACGAGTACGAGCGAGGCCGTCGTCCGCGTGGAGTCGACGCCCGGCGGTCTGGTCGTCCGCCTCGCGGAGGTGGAGGCGTGA
- a CDS encoding aldehyde dehydrogenase family protein: protein MSHQSATDRHDLLVDGERRPPADGEYLTTRDPATGEAIAEVAAGTAEDVDAAVAVAREASPAWRDTDPVERGETVRRVAELVRENVEDLAELECLDQGKPLSQARSDVESAARYFAYYAGAADKLEGTSVPVGTGQVDYTVREPYGVSAQILPWNFPGNLFARGVAPALVAGNSVVVKPAPTTPLSALRLAELCHEAGVPAGAVNVVTGGGEPGAALTGHEGVDTVTFTGSVPTGQAVMKAAADTITPVTLELGGKNPAIVYPDADVEEAVEWVDTGIFTNAGQICSAADRAIVHESVYEEFVEGIVAAAESYQLGPGSEDPDMGPLNHADHQEKVLDYVDVGEREGATLATGGGVPDGMDEGYFVEPTVFTDVENDMRIAQEEVFGPVLAVIPYGDDEDPIELANDVQYGLVAGVFTQDVRRAMNATRRLEAGNVYVNKWFGDTNQTPFGGYKHSGIGREKGLAALDSYLQTKNVAVNLEQGGSDLPGA from the coding sequence ATGAGCCACCAGTCCGCGACCGACCGCCACGACTTGCTGGTCGACGGCGAGCGCCGCCCTCCGGCGGACGGCGAGTACCTGACCACCCGCGACCCGGCGACGGGCGAGGCCATCGCGGAGGTGGCGGCGGGCACCGCCGAGGACGTGGACGCCGCCGTCGCCGTCGCCCGCGAGGCCTCCCCCGCGTGGCGCGACACCGACCCCGTCGAACGCGGCGAGACGGTCCGGCGCGTCGCGGAGTTGGTCCGCGAGAACGTCGAGGACCTCGCCGAACTGGAGTGTCTCGATCAGGGGAAACCCCTCTCGCAGGCGCGGAGCGACGTCGAGAGCGCCGCGCGCTACTTCGCGTACTATGCGGGGGCCGCCGACAAACTGGAGGGGACCTCCGTCCCGGTCGGGACGGGACAGGTCGACTACACCGTCCGGGAGCCGTACGGTGTGAGCGCGCAGATACTCCCGTGGAACTTCCCCGGGAACCTGTTCGCGCGGGGGGTCGCCCCCGCTCTCGTCGCCGGGAACAGCGTCGTCGTGAAACCCGCGCCGACGACGCCCCTCTCCGCCCTCCGCCTCGCCGAACTCTGCCACGAGGCGGGCGTCCCCGCGGGCGCGGTGAACGTCGTCACCGGCGGCGGCGAACCGGGCGCGGCGCTGACGGGTCACGAGGGCGTCGACACCGTCACGTTCACCGGGTCGGTGCCGACCGGTCAGGCGGTGATGAAGGCCGCCGCAGACACGATTACGCCCGTCACGCTCGAGCTCGGCGGGAAGAACCCCGCGATCGTCTACCCCGACGCCGACGTCGAGGAGGCGGTCGAGTGGGTGGACACGGGCATCTTCACCAACGCGGGGCAGATCTGCTCGGCCGCCGACCGCGCCATCGTCCACGAGTCGGTGTACGAGGAGTTCGTGGAGGGCATCGTCGCCGCCGCCGAGTCCTACCAGTTGGGACCGGGGAGCGAGGACCCCGACATGGGTCCGCTGAACCACGCCGACCACCAGGAGAAGGTCCTCGACTACGTCGACGTGGGTGAACGCGAGGGTGCGACGCTGGCGACGGGCGGCGGCGTCCCCGACGGGATGGACGAGGGCTACTTCGTCGAACCGACGGTGTTCACCGACGTCGAGAACGACATGCGCATCGCACAGGAGGAGGTGTTCGGGCCGGTGCTGGCGGTCATCCCCTACGGCGACGACGAGGACCCCATCGAACTCGCCAACGACGTGCAGTACGGCCTCGTCGCGGGCGTGTTCACGCAGGACGTCAGGCGGGCGATGAACGCGACTCGTCGGCTGGAGGCCGGCAACGTCTACGTCAACAAGTGGTTCGGCGACACCAACCAGACGCCCTTCGGCGGGTACAAGCACTCGGGCATCGGCCGCGAGAAGGGACTGGCGGCGCTTGACTCCTACCTTCAGACGAAGAACGTCGCCGTCAACCTCGAACAGGGCGGGTCGGACCTGCCGGGTGCGTGA
- a CDS encoding EamA family transporter gives MVDLSSAYSYAVGALLLWGVWGIAANYSVERMPNMAVVLVTYVVGIGVVFALDPGVLGDVTYDAGFAFSALAGLSMSLGTVLFYRALDMGALSGVTAIPALYFVVAFAYGVVVLGEPVNVQQVAGVGLACVAVALLVQ, from the coding sequence ATGGTCGACCTGTCGAGCGCGTACAGTTACGCCGTCGGCGCGTTGCTCCTCTGGGGCGTCTGGGGAATCGCCGCGAACTACTCCGTCGAGCGGATGCCGAACATGGCCGTCGTCCTCGTCACCTACGTCGTGGGTATCGGCGTCGTCTTCGCACTCGACCCGGGCGTCCTCGGGGACGTCACCTACGACGCGGGGTTCGCCTTCTCGGCGCTGGCGGGCCTCTCGATGAGCCTCGGCACCGTCCTGTTCTACCGGGCGCTCGACATGGGGGCACTCTCGGGGGTGACGGCGATTCCGGCGCTGTACTTCGTCGTCGCATTCGCCTACGGCGTCGTCGTCCTCGGGGAACCCGTGAACGTCCAGCAGGTGGCGGGCGTGGGTCTGGCGTGCGTGGCGGTGGCGTTGCTGGTGCAGTAG
- a CDS encoding glycosyltransferase yields MQTPATNARSMAAYAEFVAEDRLTRMRSRAAALEDRRVAHVNSTAAGGGVVELLRSLVPLLNDLGVPTDWLVMDADGPFFDVTKAIHNGLQGDDAPFTDEMWRTYRDVNERNADAMDEYDVVVLHDPQPLGMVEGLRERFPEATLVWRCHIDLTDANPAVLDALEPYVERIDHAVFSREQYGRGVEGVPKTVIHPAIDPLTDKNRELDPADVDAVRGELPTVLFDPEVPVVTQVSRFDPWKDPIGVLRTHRRVTESVLDAHLVLAGGMADDDPEGQAVYDRVVAAAEADAGVTLLTDLSDVAVNVLQREASVVLQKSLREGFALTVSEALWKRTPVVGSNVGGIPLQVADGECGFLVEPEDIETAADRVRTLLTDDERRTEMGENGRERVRERFLLPRLAHDYLDLLAEATGVTDAAADD; encoded by the coding sequence ATGCAGACACCGGCGACAAACGCCCGGTCGATGGCGGCGTACGCCGAGTTCGTCGCGGAGGACAGACTGACTCGGATGCGTTCTCGGGCGGCGGCCCTCGAAGACCGGCGGGTGGCCCACGTCAACTCGACGGCGGCGGGCGGCGGGGTCGTCGAACTCCTGCGCTCGCTGGTCCCCCTGTTGAACGACCTCGGCGTCCCGACCGACTGGCTGGTCATGGACGCCGACGGACCGTTCTTCGATGTGACGAAGGCCATCCACAACGGCCTGCAGGGCGACGACGCGCCGTTCACCGACGAGATGTGGCGGACCTACCGGGACGTGAACGAGCGCAACGCCGACGCGATGGACGAGTACGACGTCGTCGTCCTCCACGACCCGCAACCGCTGGGGATGGTCGAGGGACTCCGCGAGCGGTTCCCCGAAGCGACGCTCGTCTGGCGGTGTCACATCGACCTCACCGACGCGAACCCGGCGGTCCTCGACGCCCTCGAACCCTACGTCGAGCGGATCGACCACGCCGTCTTCAGCAGGGAGCAGTACGGTCGGGGCGTCGAGGGCGTCCCGAAGACGGTCATCCACCCCGCCATCGACCCGCTGACCGACAAGAACCGGGAACTGGACCCGGCGGACGTCGACGCGGTTCGCGGGGAACTCCCCACCGTCCTCTTCGACCCAGAGGTTCCCGTGGTGACGCAGGTGTCGCGGTTCGACCCGTGGAAGGACCCCATTGGCGTCTTGCGGACCCACCGGCGGGTGACCGAGAGCGTACTCGACGCCCACCTCGTCCTCGCTGGCGGGATGGCCGACGACGACCCCGAGGGGCAGGCGGTGTACGACCGGGTCGTCGCGGCGGCGGAGGCGGACGCGGGCGTCACCCTCCTCACCGACCTCTCGGACGTCGCCGTGAACGTCCTCCAGAGGGAGGCAAGCGTGGTCCTCCAGAAGTCCCTGCGCGAGGGGTTCGCGCTGACCGTCTCCGAGGCGCTCTGGAAGCGAACGCCCGTCGTCGGGTCGAACGTCGGCGGCATCCCCCTGCAGGTGGCCGACGGTGAGTGCGGCTTCCTCGTCGAACCCGAGGACATCGAGACGGCGGCCGACCGGGTGCGGACTCTCCTGACCGACGACGAGCGCCGCACCGAGATGGGCGAGAACGGTCGGGAGCGGGTCCGTGAGCGGTTCTTGCTCCCCCGACTCGCGCACGACTACCTCGACTTGCTCGCCGAGGCGACGGGCGTGACCGACGCGGCGGCCGACGACTGA